The genome window GGATTGCAGCGTTTCGGAACCGTTCAGTTGTTTTCGCTCATGGCTTGTGAGGTCATTCAACTGGGTTTCCTTGCTTGGGTTGGCGCGACATCTGAGCTGCTTTCTAAACCAGTCTTGATCGCTGGCGCGCGACTTTCagtgcttcttctctgttTGGGAATGATTCCTGATTTGTGGACTCATATTGCTGCGAGTGCGCTTGGTTATGTTTTGCTAGCATTCCATGCTCTGTTCTTGGTTGGCATGTTTCTCGTCCCCTCAGCCTACGAGTCTACCCGTCTCGGCGTCACTTGTTACAATGAATGGCAGACTCCTCAACAAACTGCTGGCGACTCTTCGCTCGAGCGACCTCAGGTATGTCATCACCACTACCTCCACCGACGTGTACAAGCACTAACTCTTACAGGTTTACGGCCTTCGCCAACTCTCAAGACGCCCAACGACAAGAACAGACTTGACGAGCCAAAGCATCATGAATCAcgacagaagcagcagcctctcaagctcagcaaacTCCTCCTCCGACTCCGCCAACAGATCCTCCCGTGGTTCAGAACCCGTATCCCCCGAACTCCTTCGCACATACTTCCGCTCTCCCCGCCCCGAGCGATCCGTATCAAGCCTCTCTGGCAGAAGTCAATTCGACTCACCACGTGCATCACGCTCTTCACCACGCCACCAACAATTCCCATCTTTTGACACCACGCGCCCACCGACAGTTTATGAAAATCCTGCCGAGAGGAATTCTGTAGGTTCGAGTTTGAGTACGGATAGTGGTGATTGCGGAGAGGCACCGTCTGCGTGGTCGGCAATATTACCGTCGAACACGAATGTGGATTATTCGTTTAGGGAAACGGATTTGTATTATCATAAGCCGAGGGAGGTGTCGTTTGGGAATAatagtggtggtggtggtaatGAGAGCCGGGGACAGGCGTCGGGTTGGGCGGGAAAACTCAAGTTTTGGTCATGATAATCTATgtaatttatttttctttggGTCGGCTGGGAAAAAAGGCATTGGGAGCGACTGAGATTCAGGAATACTAAAATTAATGAGTACTGATTCATATATCGACTTTGCCGCCGTGAACACTTGAGCTGGACGAGACAAGTCTGACGTAGATGTCAATTTGACCAACTGTATAACGTCGCCGAGGTTACGACGATGGCAGTGGTAAGGTAAGAAACAGAATCCGTGAATGGAGTGACAGGAGTCGACGAGCAACTAATCACCACGCATGAtgactataaataataggaAGTCTTCTTGCAGACAGGGACAACAAACCACTCCGCCAGCTGTAAACTAACGAACTAATACGAAAATTTGAAAGTAGAAATGACGAGAACACTCCACGAACTCACCGACGAAACTGAATTCTGGGAATGTCGCCAGACCAAAGGTGACGGCAAGACATGTTTCAAGATTAACGAAAAAGAGGACAAGGTGTGCATGGCGTGTAAGGCGAGGCGTGACAAGCGAGACAAGGCTCTTGATAAAGACGGAGTTGAGATTGGGGAGTTGAAGAAAGTTGAAGGCGGCAAGGAGTTTTGGGAGTTCAAAAACTGATGAAGGTCAGGTTTGGCTAAAGTGAATCAACCAGAGAGACATTACCATTCACAGTATCATCTTTGCATTGTGATTAGCATAACCCGTTCGATCACCGTGAGTGTTTGTAGTAAAAGTCGCTGATTTGTGATGCATGCTGGGACAGTCAGTTTACTGCCAGCGACGTAGGGTAACTTTGAGCTGAATCACCTCAGTTGAAGCAACACTTCCTAACAGTGACTTGAGACGTGGACATTATGGAGAATGGATACAAAAGTAGTGGTATCGCCCCCAAACAGAGATGGTAAACACGCgagcaaacaaacaaacaagtCAACTGCATTGGCACCGAGATCTACAACCCCAAAACATATTAAGCCTGCAAACTTCCACCATGACGGAGACATACGACAAACCTCCTGAGACGATCCTGTTCTGGCAGTGCAGGCAGCGGATCGACACGAAAACAAAATGCAAATATCTCAATAACAAGGGAAACATGACTTGCAACGGCTGCAAATCAAAACGGGGCAAAGGAGATGTTGCCCTTGATCAGTATAAACGCAAAGTTGGTGTTCTGCAGAAGGTGGAAGGCGTGGTGGAGTATTGGGAGCATTTGGAGCCAAAGGACTCGGTTCAAGAGGGAGGGACTGGAGTGTGATTTGATGGAGCAAGATGGTGATTGTTTTGAACTGGGAAGACTCATAATCAAGTGTCGTTGGCGGCGAAACCTTCGGGCCTATATCCCAAGTGTCGAGGTCCTATCTGGACCCGTATAGGTGGACAATGCAGAGAAGACCAGCAGCCTTGTAATAGGAATACAAGCGAGACTTGCTCCAGGGCAAAAGGAACCAAGAACCCGATGTCTATTCCCAGCGCAGTACGCAACGACTTTGACTTTATTGGAATGTTCTTTGCGAAAGGCTGTGCTTTGGTAAGGTTGAAAGGCTGTAGGGTATGTGGATATTGTCCTTCAAAATCTAAAGCTAATCAGGAGCTTTCAGTGTGTTGCTTGATATATCTCGTTGAGATGCTATAAGCTTTCAATATCAATCAAGCTGAAGAGTTTAAAAAGGGAATTGGCCACAGCGCACAAAGGTCACATAGCATTTAGGCAACATACATGTGGCGCTCACTGTTGCCCAGTATTTTGCGTTTGGCTGGAAAGCTAGTTATCCTAGTGACTGACCCAAAGCTGTATTAAAATGACAGGACATCTCTTTTCGATTCAGCTCTTAAGTTTACTTCCTTCTTTGATCAACTCCCCTTGTCAGTGTAAATGCTCGTGAGTGAAAACAGCCATCAAGTGATACATGTTGAGTCCTTCACTGACACCAAGCACAGCAATAAAAGTAGCAGCTTCTCCTACGAACATCCACCAAACGCCTCAACAATTACTCTACAACTTAAAAGCAACATCCGAAACGCGACAGCGATGGCCGAGACGTACAACGTACCTCCCGAAAAGAGTGCCTTTTGGGTATGCAACCAGTACAAGGGTGAGGGAGAGAAATGCGGTAATCTCAATGATATAAAGGATAAGCAATGTGACGATTGCAAGATGAGACGAGATAAGGGAGACTTGGCCTGTAACGGAAGAATGCGAGTCATTggcaagctgaagaaggtggAAGGATTAGTGGAGTTTTGGGAGTTTATTGACGTGGATGTCTCAGCTTGGTAGTGTGGAAGAGACTGCGGTTGGTTCCAGGGTAATCAGTGACGGGTGGGAACAGAGAAGACTGGTTTATAAACAGGATCAACgcgtctcttcttcatgtGGGGTTCTATTTACGTAATGAATCGCCGTCCTCATGAA of Fusarium musae strain F31 chromosome 5, whole genome shotgun sequence contains these proteins:
- a CDS encoding hypothetical protein (EggNog:ENOG41), coding for MGYLLVDNLHKQTPEEPSRTQDYYSYVTFILLFARGVIIGGLQRFGTVQLFSLMACEVIQLGFLAWVGATSELLSKPVLIAGARLSVLLLCLGMIPDLWTHIAASALGYVLLAFHALFLVGMFLVPSAYESTRLGVTCYNEWQTPQQTAGDSSLERPQTPNDKNRLDEPKHHESRQKQQPLKLSKLLLRLRQQILPWFRTRIPRTPSHILPLSPPRAIRIKPLWQKSIRLTTCITLFTTPPTIPIF